A part of Escherichia marmotae genomic DNA contains:
- the mcbA gene encoding DUF1471 family periplasmic protein McbA, which yields MKKCLALLLATVLSGITFTAYAAQPLSNQDSGQLRPAGTVSATGASNLSDLEEKLAEKAREQGAKGYVINSAGGNDQMFGTATIYK from the coding sequence ATGAAAAAGTGCCTCGCACTACTGCTTGCCACCGTCCTGAGCGGAATCACCTTCACGGCTTATGCCGCGCAACCTCTGAGTAACCAGGACAGCGGTCAACTACGGCCAGCCGGAACCGTTTCGGCAACCGGTGCATCTAACCTAAGCGATCTGGAGGAAAAACTGGCAGAAAAAGCGCGCGAACAAGGCGCGAAAGGTTATGTCATTAATTCCGCAGGCGGAAATGATCAGATGTTCGGTACTGCAACCATCTACAAATAA
- a CDS encoding catecholate siderophore receptor Fiu has protein sequence MENNRNFPARPFHSLTFFAGLCIGITPVPQALAAEGQQNADDTLVVEASTPSLYAPLKSADPKFSRPVIDTTRTMTVISEQVIKDQGATNLTDALKNVPGVGAFFAGENGNSTTGDAIYMRGADTSNSIYIDGIRDIGSVSRDTFNTEQVEVIKGPSGTDYGRSAPTGSINMISKQPRNDSGIDASASIGSAWFRRGTLDVNQVIGDTSAVRLNVMGEKTHDAGRDKVKNERYGVAPSVALGLGTSTRLYLNYLHVTQHNTPDGGIPTIGLPGYSAPSAGTAALNHSGKVDTHNFYGTDSDYDDSTTDTATMRFEHDISDNTTIRNTTRWSRVKQDYLMTAIMGGASNITQPTSNVDSWTWSRTANTKDVSNKILTNQTNLTSAFYTGSIAHDVSTGVEFTRETQTNYGVNPVTLPPVNIYHPDSSIHPGSLTRNGANANGQTDTFAIYAFDTLRITRDFELNGGIRLDNYHTEYDSATACGGSGRGAVTCPTGAANGSPVTTVDTARSGNLVNWKAGALYHLTENGNVYVNYAVSQQPPGGSNFALAQSGSGNSANRTDFKPQKAKTSEIGTKWQVLDKRLLLTAALFRTDIENEVEQNDDGTYSQYGKKRVEGYEISVAGNITPAWQVIGGYTQQKATIKNGADVAQDGSSSLPYTPEHAFTLWSQYQATDDISIGAGARYIGSMHKGSDGAVGTPAFTEGYWVADAKLGYRVNRNLDFQLNVYNLFDTNYVASINKSGYRYHPGEPRTFLLTANMHF, from the coding sequence ATGGAAAACAATCGCAATTTCCCTGCCAGACCCTTTCATTCGCTCACGTTCTTTGCTGGCCTTTGTATCGGCATCACGCCTGTGCCACAGGCTCTCGCCGCAGAAGGGCAACAAAACGCTGATGATACACTGGTTGTCGAGGCATCGACGCCTTCGCTTTATGCGCCACTTAAATCTGCCGATCCAAAATTCTCCCGCCCGGTCATCGATACCACCCGCACAATGACGGTGATTTCTGAACAGGTGATAAAAGATCAGGGCGCAACCAACCTTACTGACGCGCTAAAAAACGTACCTGGCGTGGGCGCATTTTTTGCCGGTGAGAATGGTAATTCCACTACCGGCGACGCCATTTATATGCGCGGTGCGGATACCTCTAACAGCATTTATATTGATGGCATCCGCGATATTGGTAGTGTCTCACGTGACACTTTCAATACCGAACAGGTGGAAGTCATTAAAGGCCCATCCGGCACCGATTACGGACGCAGCGCGCCGACGGGTTCGATCAATATGATCAGTAAACAGCCACGTAATGACTCTGGTATTGACGCCTCTGCCAGTATTGGTAGCGCCTGGTTCCGTCGCGGCACACTGGACGTCAATCAGGTGATTGGTGACACCAGCGCAGTGCGCCTGAATGTGATGGGCGAAAAAACGCACGATGCCGGGCGCGATAAGGTTAAAAATGAACGTTACGGCGTCGCCCCTTCCGTGGCATTAGGCCTCGGTACGTCGACGCGTTTGTATCTCAACTATTTACACGTTACCCAGCACAACACGCCGGACGGCGGCATTCCGACCATTGGTTTGCCTGGTTATTCCGCACCTTCTGCAGGAACGGCGGCACTGAACCATTCCGGTAAAGTGGATACGCATAACTTTTATGGTACGGACTCCGATTACGACGATTCGACCACCGATACCGCCACTATGCGTTTTGAACATGACATCAGCGATAACACCACCATTCGTAATACCACCCGCTGGTCGCGCGTGAAGCAGGATTATCTGATGACGGCGATTATGGGCGGAGCATCGAATATTACCCAGCCCACCAGCAATGTGGATAGCTGGACGTGGTCACGCACGGCGAATACTAAAGATGTGAGTAATAAAATCCTCACCAACCAGACTAACCTGACGTCGGCGTTCTATACCGGTTCAATCGCCCATGATGTCAGTACCGGCGTGGAATTTACCCGCGAAACGCAGACCAACTACGGCGTTAATCCGGTGACGTTACCGCCGGTGAACATTTACCATCCTGACAGCAGCATTCATCCTGGCAGTCTGACGCGCAACGGTGCCAATGCTAACGGTCAGACAGATACCTTCGCGATTTATGCCTTCGATACGCTGCGAATCACCCGTGATTTTGAGCTGAACGGCGGGATCCGTCTGGACAATTATCATACTGAATATGACAGTGCTACCGCCTGCGGCGGCAGTGGTCGCGGTGCCGTCACCTGCCCAACTGGCGCGGCAAACGGTTCTCCGGTCACCACCGTTGACACCGCCAGGTCGGGCAATCTGGTCAACTGGAAAGCCGGGGCGCTGTATCATCTGACGGAAAATGGCAATGTCTACGTCAACTATGCTGTTTCCCAACAACCGCCTGGCGGCAGCAACTTCGCTCTTGCACAGTCTGGCAGCGGTAACAGCGCCAACCGCACCGACTTTAAACCGCAAAAAGCGAAGACCAGCGAAATTGGCACCAAATGGCAAGTGCTGGATAAACGCCTGCTACTAACTGCCGCGCTGTTCCGTACCGATATCGAAAATGAAGTTGAGCAAAACGACGACGGGACTTACTCGCAGTACGGTAAAAAGCGCGTCGAAGGCTATGAGATTTCCGTGGCTGGAAATATCACTCCCGCATGGCAGGTGATTGGCGGATATACCCAGCAAAAAGCGACCATTAAAAATGGTGCGGACGTGGCTCAGGATGGTTCGTCATCACTGCCGTATACGCCAGAACACGCCTTTACCTTATGGAGCCAGTATCAGGCAACGGATGATATCTCCATTGGCGCAGGCGCACGCTATATCGGCAGTATGCATAAAGGTTCTGACGGCGCGGTGGGAACTCCGGCGTTTACTGAAGGTTATTGGGTTGCCGATGCCAAATTGGGCTATCGCGTCAATCGCAACCTCGATTTCCAGTTAAACGTCTACAACCTGTTTGATACCAATTACGTGGCCTCGATTAACAAGAGCGGCTACCGCTATCATCCGGGCGAGCCAAGAACCTTCCTGCTCACCGCCAATATGCATTTCTGA
- the ybiX gene encoding PKHD-type hydroxylase YbiX, with translation MMYHIPGVLSPQDVARLREQLEQAEWIDGRVTTGAQGAQVKSNQQVDTRSALYAALQTEVLNAVNQNALFFAAALPRTISTPLFNRYQHNETYGFHVDGAVRSHPQNGWMRTDLSATLFLSDPQSYEGGELVVNDTFGQHRVKLPAGDLVLYPSSSLHSVTPVTRGVRVASFMWIQSMIRDDKKRAMLFDLDNNIQSLKNRFGEGEEILSLLNLYHNLLREWSEI, from the coding sequence ATGATGTACCACATTCCCGGCGTGTTATCGCCACAGGACGTCGCACGTCTTCGTGAACAACTGGAACAAGCCGAATGGATTGATGGTCGTGTCACCACTGGCGCGCAGGGCGCACAAGTTAAGAGCAATCAGCAAGTGGACACCCGCAGCGCGTTATATGCCGCATTGCAAACTGAGGTGCTTAACGCGGTTAACCAGAACGCATTGTTCTTTGCCGCCGCTTTACCACGCACTATCTCCACGCCACTGTTTAATCGCTACCAGCACAATGAAACCTATGGTTTTCATGTGGATGGCGCAGTACGCAGTCATCCGCAAAACGGCTGGATGCGCACAGACCTTTCTGCGACGCTGTTTTTGAGCGATCCACAAAGCTATGAAGGCGGCGAACTGGTCGTCAATGACACCTTCGGGCAGCATCGGGTAAAACTCCCGGCAGGCGATCTGGTGTTGTATCCTTCGAGTAGCCTGCACAGCGTAACGCCCGTCACGCGCGGCGTGCGGGTGGCCTCGTTTATGTGGATCCAGTCGATGATCCGCGATGATAAAAAGCGCGCCATGCTATTCGATTTGGACAACAACATTCAGTCGCTGAAAAACCGCTTTGGTGAAGGTGAAGAAATCCTGTCGCTACTCAATCTTTATCACAATCTGCTGCGAGAATGGTCGGAGATCTGA
- a CDS encoding DksA/TraR family C4-type zinc finger protein: MASGWANDDAVNEQINSTIEDAVARARGEIPRGESQYECEECGAPIPQARREAIPGVRLCIHCQQEKDLQKHSYAGYNRRGSKDSQLR; this comes from the coding sequence ATGGCATCCGGTTGGGCTAATGATGACGCCGTCAACGAACAGATCAACAGTACAATTGAAGATGCGGTTGCCCGCGCTCGGGGTGAAATCCCGCGTGGTGAAAGCCAGTATGAATGTGAAGAGTGCGGTGCTCCCATCCCGCAGGCCCGTCGGGAAGCCATTCCTGGCGTGCGCTTATGCATCCACTGCCAGCAGGAGAAAGATTTACAAAAACATTCTTATGCAGGATATAATCGCAGAGGCTCGAAGGACAGCCAGTTACGTTAA
- the ybiJ gene encoding DUF1471 family protein YbiJ, giving the protein MKTINTVVAAMALSTLSFGVFAAQPVTASQAQSMNKIGVVSADGASTLDALEAKLAEKAAAAGASGYSITSATNNNKLSGTAVIYK; this is encoded by the coding sequence ATGAAAACTATCAATACTGTTGTTGCTGCTATGGCTCTTTCAACTCTGTCATTTGGCGTGTTCGCGGCACAACCGGTAACGGCATCCCAGGCACAAAGCATGAATAAAATCGGCGTAGTTTCTGCCGATGGCGCATCCACCCTCGACGCGCTGGAAGCAAAACTGGCAGAAAAAGCTGCGGCGGCTGGTGCCAGTGGATACAGCATTACTTCTGCCACCAACAACAATAAATTAAGCGGAACTGCGGTTATCTATAAGTAA
- a CDS encoding malate/lactate/ureidoglycolate dehydrogenase: MASGHRFHARTLHNFILTVFRQMGSEEQEAKLVADHLIAANLAGHDSHGIGMIPSYVHSWRLGSLQINHHAKIVKDAGAVVTLDGDRAFGQVAAYEAMTLGIEKARQHGIAAVALRNSHHIGRIGYWAEQCAAAGFVSVHFVSVVGIPMVAPFHGHDRRFGTNPFCVVFPRKDNFPLLLDYATSAIAFGKTRVAWHKGVPVPPGCLIDVNGVPTTNPAVMQESPLGSLLTFAEHKGYALAAMCEILGGALSGGKTTHQETLQTSPDTILNCMTTIIVNPELFGAPDCAEQTEAFAEWVKASPHDEDKPILLPGEWEVNMRRERQELGIPLDAGSWQAICDAARQIGVPEATLQTFCQ, translated from the coding sequence ATGGCAAGTGGTCATCGCTTTCATGCCCGGACGCTGCACAACTTTATTCTGACTGTGTTTCGTCAGATGGGTAGCGAGGAACAGGAAGCAAAACTAGTAGCAGATCATTTAATTGCGGCAAATCTGGCAGGGCATGATTCACATGGGATTGGCATGATCCCGAGCTATGTGCATTCCTGGCGACTGGGTTCTTTGCAAATCAACCATCACGCTAAAATTGTCAAAGATGCGGGGGCAGTGGTCACGCTTGATGGCGATCGTGCATTCGGTCAGGTGGCGGCGTACGAGGCCATGACACTTGGCATTGAAAAAGCGCGTCAGCACGGAATTGCTGCTGTGGCACTGCGTAACTCTCATCATATCGGGCGTATCGGTTACTGGGCGGAACAGTGCGCAGCGGCGGGGTTTGTCTCTGTTCACTTTGTGAGCGTAGTGGGGATTCCGATGGTGGCACCGTTCCATGGTCACGATCGTCGCTTCGGCACCAATCCGTTCTGCGTGGTCTTTCCACGAAAGGATAACTTCCCGCTGTTGCTTGATTATGCCACCAGCGCCATTGCATTTGGCAAAACCCGTGTCGCCTGGCATAAAGGTGTGCCCGTACCGCCAGGCTGCCTGATTGATGTTAACGGCGTGCCGACGACCAATCCGGCAGTGATGCAGGAGTCACCGTTGGGATCACTGCTGACCTTTGCCGAACATAAAGGTTATGCCCTGGCGGCGATGTGCGAAATTCTTGGTGGTGCGCTTTCCGGCGGCAAAACGACCCATCAGGAAACGTTACAAACCAGCCCCGATACCATTCTTAACTGTATGACCACCATCATCGTTAACCCGGAATTGTTCGGCGCGCCAGATTGTGCAGAGCAGACCGAAGCCTTTGCCGAGTGGGTGAAAGCTTCGCCGCATGATGAAGATAAGCCGATTTTGCTGCCAGGCGAATGGGAAGTGAATATGCGCCGTGAACGGCAGGAGCTGGGGATCCCGTTAGATGCCGGGAGCTGGCAGGCGATTTGTGACGCGGCGCGGCAAATTGGTGTACCAGAAGCGACGTTGCAGACTTTCTGCCAATAG
- the ybiB gene encoding DNA-binding protein YbiB — MDYRKIIKEIGRGKNHARDLDQDTARGLYAHMLNGEVPDLELGGVLMALRIKGEGEAEMLGFYEAMQNHTIKLTPPVGKPIPVVIPSYNGARKQANLTPLLAILLHKLGFPVVVHGVSEDPTRVLSETIFELMGITPTLHGGQAQAKLDEHQPVFMPVGAFCPPLEKQLAMRWRMGVRNSAHTLAKLATPFAEGDALRLSSVSHPEYVGRVAKFFNDIGGRALLMHGTEGEVYANPQRCPQINLIDREGTRVLYEKQDDAGSELLILPEAKDPETTAKWIERCLAGSEPIPKSLKIQMACCLVAAGEVASVSDGLARVKQSF, encoded by the coding sequence ATGGACTATCGCAAAATCATCAAAGAGATCGGGCGCGGCAAAAACCATGCGCGCGATTTAGACCAGGATACGGCGCGCGGCCTGTATGCCCATATGCTCAACGGTGAAGTACCTGACCTTGAGTTGGGCGGCGTATTGATGGCGCTGCGTATCAAAGGGGAAGGGGAAGCAGAGATGCTCGGCTTTTACGAAGCCATGCAAAATCACACCATCAAGTTGACGCCCCCTGTTGGCAAGCCGATTCCTGTTGTTATTCCCAGTTACAACGGTGCACGGAAACAGGCCAACCTGACGCCATTGCTGGCGATCCTGCTGCACAAACTCGGTTTTCCAGTAGTGGTTCACGGTGTTAGCGAAGATCCGACCCGCGTGCTGAGCGAAACCATTTTCGAACTGATGGGGATTACGCCAACGCTGCACGGCGGCCAGGCGCAGGCGAAGCTCGACGAACATCAACCTGTGTTTATGCCTGTAGGCGCGTTTTGCCCGCCGCTGGAAAAACAACTGGCGATGCGCTGGCGGATGGGCGTGCGTAACAGTGCGCATACGCTGGCGAAACTGGCGACGCCATTTGCTGAAGGTGATGCGCTGCGTCTTTCCAGTGTTTCGCATCCGGAATATGTCGGGCGGGTGGCGAAATTCTTTAACGACATCGGTGGGAGGGCGCTGTTAATGCACGGCACCGAAGGCGAAGTGTATGCAAATCCGCAACGCTGTCCGCAAATCAATCTGATTGATCGCGAAGGAACGCGGGTGCTGTATGAAAAACAGGACGATGCAGGCAGTGAGCTACTGATACTGCCAGAAGCAAAAGACCCGGAAACCACCGCGAAGTGGATTGAGCGTTGTCTGGCAGGCAGCGAACCGATTCCCAAATCACTAAAAATCCAGATGGCTTGCTGCCTGGTGGCGGCGGGCGAAGTGGCATCCGTTAGCGATGGCCTGGCGCGCGTTAAGCAATCATTTTAA